A single window of Jiangella alkaliphila DNA harbors:
- a CDS encoding helix-turn-helix transcriptional regulator, with product MDKEVRDALIGRDSEQTRIREVLLRLAAGEGGAVVVEGVDGVGKSALVRAVSDDARAGRLAGLDEVTVSSVVAADSERGWPFSGLHLVLSAVVGSLEPEQQRQAARLVDELTTQLDQTASAYEIAVQVQPLVSRVRRPLVIVIDDAHRLDPQSLEVLGFVARRVGTSPLVFLVVVDTAERVPPLLGLPLIRLGELPSTEATELVRRAAGSHTLHSVAARLAARVGGNPRALLDVVGRVPDVQLLGQVELDRHLPHSPVLQAQQLPELATLGDDQRFALLVATGSEDHRLAPVLNALGSPDAPHVAWLFAEHLNRSDGTFTLQRPAVRSIIWQAATMAERDAAHQALAAAYADSDPGRQLWHLAQTRHDHDDELATRLERVAAESLVRGEVERSLAFAREAVRLTSKPGERIGRLLQAGRFAVLAGRLDEAVHIARERFRLDTTAEQRADFALLEVRARNLLDGEVATGLVSRHVEEIAPIDPTRAAALDLAAAHGLAGRMEQAEAARFLALAERFCDDFDAATGAAHQRTAALLASVSGELDRAVELVESGPTGAEDLFGEAEANLLHATVLVRAERYGQARRLLRAVTSGQFGDSPLLLRASLAGLVQLELRAGRLREAVEAAAAWDRVDADSAHRALVPAYMIRVNAYLGEDEAAWDRRRQSIEGSRRHSDSWATAVMQAETGAFLLLLGRFDEAMSVLDHARRQALEHADPSILAVEPDYIEACVRSGELGRARAALAEFELRAGRVPTAWARHTVARCRALASEGEEALTLFREAVETAPDTVSPVEQARTLLCFGERLRRLGRRTDARSWLQRTVVLAQESGAIALAGRAGQELGAAGGPVPPTTRLADLTDAEQRIATLVASGRRNREIAAELFVSVRTVEAHLGRIFRKLGIRSRTELTGIVVAGLDDDSGGAA from the coding sequence GTGGACAAGGAAGTACGCGACGCGTTGATCGGTCGCGACAGTGAGCAGACCAGGATCCGGGAAGTCCTGCTGAGGTTGGCGGCCGGCGAGGGTGGCGCGGTCGTCGTGGAGGGCGTCGACGGCGTCGGCAAGAGCGCGCTCGTGCGCGCCGTGTCCGACGACGCGCGCGCCGGGCGGCTGGCCGGCCTCGACGAGGTGACCGTGTCGTCGGTCGTGGCCGCCGACTCCGAGCGCGGCTGGCCGTTCTCGGGCCTGCACCTCGTGCTGTCCGCCGTCGTGGGCTCGCTGGAGCCTGAGCAGCAGCGGCAGGCGGCGCGGCTGGTCGACGAGCTCACGACGCAGCTGGACCAGACCGCGTCGGCGTACGAGATCGCCGTCCAGGTGCAGCCGCTGGTCAGCCGGGTGCGGCGGCCGCTGGTCATCGTCATCGACGACGCGCACCGGCTCGACCCGCAGTCGCTGGAGGTCCTGGGCTTCGTGGCCCGGCGGGTCGGGACGTCGCCGCTGGTGTTCCTGGTGGTCGTCGACACCGCCGAACGGGTGCCTCCGCTGCTCGGGCTGCCGCTGATCCGCCTCGGCGAACTGCCGTCCACCGAGGCGACCGAGCTGGTCCGCCGCGCGGCCGGCTCGCACACCCTGCACAGCGTCGCCGCCCGCCTCGCCGCCCGGGTCGGCGGCAACCCGCGGGCCCTGCTCGACGTCGTCGGCCGGGTCCCGGACGTGCAGCTGCTCGGGCAGGTCGAGCTGGACCGCCACCTGCCGCACTCGCCGGTGCTGCAGGCGCAGCAGCTGCCCGAGCTGGCGACGCTCGGCGACGACCAGCGGTTTGCGCTGCTGGTCGCCACCGGCAGCGAGGACCATCGGCTGGCCCCGGTGCTGAACGCGCTCGGCTCGCCCGACGCGCCGCACGTCGCCTGGCTGTTCGCCGAGCATCTCAACCGGTCCGACGGGACGTTCACGCTGCAGCGCCCGGCGGTCCGCTCGATCATCTGGCAGGCCGCCACCATGGCCGAGCGCGACGCCGCCCACCAGGCACTGGCCGCCGCGTACGCCGACTCCGACCCCGGGCGGCAGCTCTGGCACCTGGCGCAGACCCGGCACGACCACGACGACGAGCTGGCCACCCGGCTGGAGCGGGTGGCCGCCGAGTCGCTGGTCCGTGGTGAGGTCGAACGGTCGCTGGCGTTCGCGCGCGAAGCGGTCCGGCTGACGTCCAAGCCCGGCGAGCGCATCGGGCGGCTGCTGCAGGCCGGCCGGTTCGCCGTCCTCGCCGGCCGGCTGGACGAGGCGGTGCACATCGCGCGGGAGCGGTTCCGGCTCGACACCACGGCCGAGCAGCGGGCCGACTTCGCGCTGCTGGAGGTGCGCGCCCGCAACCTGCTCGACGGCGAGGTCGCGACCGGCCTGGTCAGCCGGCACGTCGAGGAGATCGCGCCGATCGACCCGACCCGCGCGGCCGCGCTCGACCTCGCCGCCGCACACGGGCTGGCCGGGCGCATGGAGCAGGCCGAGGCGGCCCGGTTCCTGGCGCTGGCGGAACGGTTCTGCGACGACTTCGACGCCGCCACCGGCGCCGCGCACCAGCGCACGGCCGCGCTGCTGGCCTCCGTGAGCGGCGAGCTGGATCGCGCGGTGGAGCTGGTCGAGAGCGGGCCCACAGGTGCGGAGGACCTGTTCGGCGAGGCCGAGGCGAACCTGCTGCACGCGACCGTGCTGGTCCGGGCCGAGCGGTACGGGCAGGCGCGGCGGCTGCTGCGCGCCGTCACCAGCGGGCAGTTCGGCGACTCGCCGCTGCTGCTGCGGGCGTCGCTGGCCGGGCTGGTCCAGCTGGAGCTGCGGGCCGGCCGGCTGCGCGAGGCCGTCGAGGCCGCGGCCGCCTGGGACCGCGTCGACGCCGACAGCGCCCACCGCGCGCTGGTGCCGGCGTACATGATCAGGGTCAACGCCTACCTGGGTGAGGACGAGGCCGCCTGGGACCGTCGGCGCCAGTCCATCGAGGGGTCGCGGCGGCACAGCGACTCGTGGGCGACCGCCGTCATGCAGGCCGAGACCGGCGCGTTCCTGCTGCTGCTCGGCCGATTTGACGAGGCGATGTCGGTGCTGGACCACGCGCGCCGGCAGGCGCTGGAGCACGCCGACCCGTCCATCCTCGCCGTCGAGCCCGACTACATCGAGGCCTGCGTGCGCAGCGGCGAACTGGGCCGGGCCCGGGCCGCGCTGGCCGAGTTCGAGCTGCGCGCCGGCCGGGTCCCGACGGCGTGGGCGCGGCACACCGTCGCGCGCTGCCGGGCGCTGGCCAGCGAGGGCGAGGAGGCGCTGACGCTGTTCCGCGAGGCGGTCGAGACCGCGCCCGACACGGTCTCACCGGTCGAGCAGGCCCGCACGCTGCTCTGTTTCGGCGAGCGGCTGCGCCGGCTCGGCCGCCGCACCGACGCGCGGTCGTGGCTGCAGCGCACCGTCGTGCTGGCCCAGGAGAGCGGCGCCATCGCGCTGGCCGGCCGGGCCGGTCAGGAGCTCGGCGCGGCCGGGGGACCGGTGCCGCCGACCACCCGGCTGGCCGACCTCACCGACGCCGAGCAGCGCATCGCCACGCTGGTCGCCAGCGGCCGGCGCAACCGCGAGATCGCCGCCGAGCTGTTCGTGTCCGTCCGCACCGTCGAGGCGCACCTGGGCCGCATCTTCCGCAAGCTCGGCATCCGGTCGCGCACCGAGCTGACAGGCATCGTCGTCGCCGGTCTCGACGACGACAGCGGCGGGGCGGCGTAG
- a CDS encoding helix-turn-helix transcriptional regulator has protein sequence MTRRDAAPIVVVQGPPGLGKSLLLDDVARRLGPGRVARVDPDAGDDLGAVVDDILAHAVADDAADPPAVLLDGVVRPDGEGVRAALRSVRDHDTRLLLSTRTLPGWVTSDRLLDGTIHLVGLPDLLFDSSEIQQLATRFRVALSADDLAELDQTADGWPALVVAWLRTRRTDATLSARALHDLIDRFVRIEVLGDLGPADRALLTDAAAAPRFDATVLALLLEDHALPAYTATLIDRWATAGRLVPASDEGHWRLPLPVRRCLLAQLDLEQPGRRTDLVTRAVRLLVARGRTTDALPLVVDSTLDKATAGSVVRASWEPAVARGQFDDLLPAVNTLPDDVVAADPVLLLLAAISAVAPPPDLDTFARRVAQADRLVDQHMLSGTLLTIRCFQMVLARARGDAAAALAVERMGQALIEAAGDDELREHLDRIVYFDWQTGANRLATGDLDAAETVLGHTATQARHHGIAWHEANSEALRSYTSFLRGDLAGAARQTRSAAEIARRHGWADNQFTDHVHLTRGALDLEHGRTTGVAERLHRAQRRVDRDAVPPAARLALAWSTLALLAGDRTAAGHAELLTGDDYTTNRLPLNRLLATIARAYALLARDDPKAASAVLDTAIAPPGHAALLAVARARALLAADDPLAAGRELAALGDLGAVSLTVRADVFALHVESALQRGVSADGDVHQLLALAERTGARRQLLLPPLLRAALTGGELPLPPSGPLSTLAVELAALHRANTAGAPALSERETEVLLSLDGPDTLSEIAKSMYISGNTLKTTARSLYRKLGAADRYEAVTVARALGILPPVT, from the coding sequence TTGACCAGGCGCGATGCCGCGCCCATCGTCGTCGTGCAGGGCCCACCCGGACTGGGCAAGTCGCTGCTGCTCGACGACGTCGCCCGCCGGCTGGGCCCGGGCCGGGTGGCGCGGGTGGACCCGGACGCCGGCGACGACCTCGGCGCCGTCGTCGACGACATCCTGGCCCACGCGGTCGCCGACGACGCGGCCGACCCGCCGGCGGTCCTGCTCGACGGCGTCGTCCGGCCCGACGGCGAGGGCGTGCGCGCGGCGCTGCGATCGGTGCGCGACCACGACACCCGGCTGCTGCTGAGCACCCGGACGCTGCCCGGCTGGGTGACGTCGGACCGGCTGCTCGACGGCACCATCCACCTCGTCGGGCTGCCTGACCTGTTGTTCGACTCCTCGGAGATCCAGCAGCTGGCCACCCGGTTCCGGGTCGCGCTGAGCGCCGACGACCTCGCCGAGCTGGACCAGACGGCCGACGGCTGGCCGGCGCTCGTCGTCGCGTGGCTGCGCACCCGGCGGACCGACGCGACGTTGTCCGCGCGCGCGCTGCACGACCTCATCGACCGCTTCGTCCGCATCGAGGTGCTCGGCGACCTCGGCCCGGCGGACCGTGCGCTGCTCACCGACGCGGCCGCCGCGCCGCGGTTCGACGCGACCGTACTGGCGCTGCTGCTCGAGGACCACGCCCTGCCGGCGTACACGGCGACGCTGATCGACCGGTGGGCGACTGCCGGCCGGCTGGTGCCCGCCTCCGACGAGGGCCACTGGCGGCTGCCGCTGCCGGTGCGCCGCTGCCTGCTGGCGCAGCTGGACCTCGAGCAGCCGGGGCGGCGCACCGATCTGGTGACGCGGGCCGTCCGGCTGCTGGTCGCCCGCGGCCGCACGACCGACGCGCTGCCGCTGGTGGTCGACTCCACGCTGGACAAGGCGACCGCCGGCAGCGTGGTGCGGGCCAGCTGGGAGCCGGCGGTCGCGCGTGGCCAGTTCGACGACCTGCTGCCTGCGGTGAACACGCTGCCCGACGACGTCGTCGCCGCCGACCCGGTGCTGTTGCTGCTGGCGGCCATCTCCGCGGTCGCGCCGCCGCCCGATCTCGACACGTTCGCCCGCCGGGTCGCGCAGGCCGACCGGCTTGTCGACCAGCACATGCTGAGCGGGACGCTGCTGACCATCCGGTGCTTCCAGATGGTGCTGGCCCGGGCCCGGGGAGACGCGGCCGCCGCGCTCGCCGTCGAGCGGATGGGCCAGGCGCTGATCGAGGCCGCCGGCGACGACGAGCTGCGCGAGCACCTCGACCGCATCGTCTACTTCGACTGGCAGACCGGCGCCAACCGGCTGGCGACCGGCGACCTCGACGCCGCCGAGACCGTCCTCGGTCACACCGCCACCCAGGCCCGGCACCACGGCATCGCCTGGCACGAGGCGAACAGCGAGGCGCTGCGCTCGTACACGTCGTTCCTGCGCGGCGACCTCGCCGGCGCGGCCCGGCAGACGCGGTCGGCGGCGGAGATCGCCCGCCGGCACGGCTGGGCCGACAACCAGTTCACCGACCACGTGCACCTCACCCGCGGCGCGCTCGACCTCGAGCACGGGCGCACCACCGGCGTCGCCGAGCGGCTGCACCGCGCCCAGCGCCGGGTCGACCGCGACGCCGTCCCGCCGGCCGCGCGGCTCGCGCTCGCGTGGTCGACCCTCGCGCTGCTGGCCGGCGACCGCACCGCCGCCGGGCACGCCGAGCTGCTGACCGGCGACGATTACACAACCAACCGGCTGCCGCTCAACCGGCTGCTCGCGACGATCGCCCGCGCGTACGCGCTGCTGGCCCGCGACGACCCCAAGGCCGCGTCCGCTGTGCTGGACACCGCAATCGCGCCGCCCGGGCACGCCGCCCTGCTCGCCGTCGCCCGGGCCAGGGCGCTGCTGGCCGCCGACGACCCGCTGGCGGCCGGGCGCGAACTGGCCGCGCTCGGCGACCTCGGCGCCGTCTCGCTGACAGTCCGCGCCGACGTCTTCGCCCTGCACGTCGAGAGCGCCCTGCAGCGCGGCGTCAGCGCCGACGGCGACGTCCACCAGCTGCTGGCGCTGGCCGAGCGGACCGGCGCGCGTCGGCAGTTGCTGCTGCCGCCGTTGCTGCGGGCGGCGCTCACCGGCGGCGAGCTGCCGCTGCCGCCGTCAGGCCCGCTGAGCACGCTGGCGGTCGAGCTGGCGGCGCTGCACCGCGCCAACACCGCCGGCGCGCCCGCGCTGTCCGAGCGCGAGACCGAGGTGCTGCTGTCGCTCGACGGGCCCGACACGCTCAGCGAGATCGCTAAATCGATGTACATCTCCGGCAACACCTTGAAGACGACGGCCCGATCGCTCTACCGCAAGCTCGGCGCGGCCGACCGCTACGAGGCCGTCACGGTGGCCCGGGCGCTGGGGATCCTGCCGCCCGTCACCTGA